Proteins found in one Bacillota bacterium genomic segment:
- a CDS encoding rubrerythrin family protein, with protein MKLDPNSKTYKNLANAFAGESQARNKYTYYASKAKKDGYEQIAALFEETAGNEREHAKMWFKLFHGIGSTLENLEDAASGENFEWTDMYVTFAKEAREEGYNDIAGLFEKVAAIEKHHEERYKKLAENVKDGHVFVKVTETVWVCRNCGHLYVGKEAPEVCPTCAHPKSYFEVYNSNF; from the coding sequence ATGAAACTTGATCCAAACAGTAAAACTTATAAGAATCTTGCAAATGCTTTTGCAGGCGAATCACAGGCAAGAAACAAGTATACTTACTATGCATCAAAGGCTAAAAAAGACGGATATGAGCAGATAGCAGCGCTTTTTGAGGAAACAGCCGGTAATGAGAGAGAACATGCAAAGATGTGGTTTAAACTCTTTCACGGTATAGGGAGTACTCTTGAAAATCTTGAAGATGCAGCTAGCGGTGAAAATTTCGAATGGACAGATATGTATGTTACTTTCGCTAAAGAGGCAAGGGAAGAAGGCTATAATGATATAGCTGGCTTGTTTGAAAAGGTTGCAGCAATTGAAAAACACCATGAAGAGAGATATAAGAAACTCGCTGAAAATGTCAAAGACGGGCATGTTTTTGTGAAAGTGACTGAGACGGTTTGGGTATGCAGAAACTGCGGGCATCTTTATGTTGGAAAAGAGGCGCCTGAGGTTTGCCCAACCTGCGCTCATCCAAAATCATATTTTGAAGTTTATAACAGCAATTTTTAA
- the guaB gene encoding IMP dehydrogenase: MSSFFDNKMFGEGLTFDDVLLVPAKSDVLPKDINITTNLTRKIRLNIPVMSAAMDTVTEYRMAIAVAREGGIGIIHKNMSIEQQAEQVDKVKRSENGVITNPFYLSPDHYVYEANELMGKYKISGVPICDGMKLVGILTNRDLRFITDYSIRIADVMTKDKLVTAPVGTTLEQAQAILCRHKIEKLPLVDEEGNLKGLITIKDIEKAEKYPNSARDENGRLLCGAAIGVTSDVLDRAEALINANVDVLVLDSAHGHSANIINCVRKVKAKYPTTQLIAGNIATADAARELIETGVDAIKVGIGPGSICTTRVVAGIGVPQITAVAEAASVAMKLGIPVIADGGIKYSGDITKAIAAGADVIMLGSLLAGCEESPGDSEIYQGRQFKVYRGMGSLAAMNKGSRDRYFQEDNKKLVPEGVEGRVPYKGLVSETLYQLMGGLRSGMGYCGTKSIEQLKINGKFIKITGAGLKESHPHDIYITKEAPNYSVNP, from the coding sequence ATGTCGAGCTTTTTTGATAACAAAATGTTTGGCGAAGGACTGACATTTGATGATGTGTTGCTTGTCCCTGCAAAATCGGATGTATTGCCGAAAGATATAAACATAACAACCAACTTGACCAGGAAGATCCGCCTGAATATCCCTGTTATGTCCGCTGCAATGGATACAGTTACGGAATACCGGATGGCTATAGCTGTAGCGCGCGAAGGCGGAATCGGAATTATCCATAAGAACATGTCTATTGAACAGCAGGCTGAACAGGTCGATAAGGTTAAACGAAGTGAGAATGGCGTTATTACAAATCCTTTCTATTTGTCTCCAGATCACTATGTCTATGAAGCAAATGAACTGATGGGTAAGTATAAGATTTCCGGTGTGCCAATATGCGACGGTATGAAACTTGTTGGAATCCTTACTAACCGCGATCTTAGATTTATTACTGATTATTCAATAAGAATCGCAGATGTCATGACAAAGGACAAATTAGTTACAGCCCCGGTTGGAACGACGCTCGAACAGGCTCAGGCTATTTTGTGCAGACACAAGATAGAAAAATTGCCGCTTGTTGATGAAGAGGGCAATTTAAAGGGCCTTATTACAATTAAGGATATTGAAAAAGCTGAAAAATATCCTAATTCTGCGAGAGATGAAAACGGCCGCCTCTTATGCGGAGCGGCGATAGGTGTTACAAGCGACGTTTTAGATCGTGCTGAGGCGCTTATTAATGCTAACGTTGACGTCTTAGTGCTGGATTCGGCGCATGGTCATTCAGCAAACATTATAAACTGTGTGCGCAAAGTAAAAGCAAAGTATCCGACCACCCAACTGATTGCCGGCAATATCGCAACGGCAGATGCGGCCCGTGAACTTATAGAGACAGGGGTAGATGCTATCAAGGTTGGAATCGGACCAGGATCTATATGTACAACGAGAGTTGTTGCGGGCATTGGTGTTCCTCAGATTACTGCAGTTGCGGAAGCGGCAAGTGTTGCTATGAAACTTGGAATACCGGTCATTGCTGACGGCGGAATCAAATATTCAGGTGATATTACTAAAGCGATAGCTGCCGGTGCGGATGTTATTATGCTTGGGTCACTTTTAGCAGGGTGTGAAGAAAGCCCTGGCGACAGTGAAATATATCAGGGAAGACAGTTTAAAGTATACAGAGGGATGGGATCTCTTGCTGCCATGAATAAAGGCTCTAGAGACAGATATTTTCAGGAGGATAATAAAAAATTAGTTCCTGAAGGCGTTGAGGGTCGAGTGCCGTATAAGGGCTTAGTTTCAGAAACACTGTATCAGCTTATGGGCGGACTACGTTCCGGTATGGGATACTGTGGGACAAAGTCGATAGAACAACTTAAGATCAACGGAAAGTTCATTAAGATAACAGGCGCAGGACTTAAAGAAAGCCATCCGCATGATATTTATATAACTAAAGAGGCACCGAATTATTCAGTCAATCCATAA